From one Streptomyces sp. NBC_01478 genomic stretch:
- a CDS encoding glycerate kinase, which translates to MLIAADKFKGSLTAVQVAERVTAGLRRVVPDLEVAAMPVADGGDGTVDAAVAAGFERREIRVAGPLGDEITAAFAVRGDTAVVEMAEASGLQRLPKGVFAPLTSSTYGSGELLRAALDAGARTIVFGVGGSATTDGGAGMLSALGARFLDADGEPVSPGGGGLADLASADLTGLDPRLTSVDLILASDVDNPLTGPKGAPAVYGPQKGAAPDDVDALDAALGHYAKILEESIGAKATEYASAPGAGAAGGIGYGALLLGARFRPGIEVMLDVLGFAAALEGATLVITGEGSLDEQTLHGKAPAGVAAAARAEGKEVVAVCGRLALPPQSLGHAGIRRAYPLTAVEPDVVKCIADAGPILERVAESIARDFLV; encoded by the coding sequence GTGCTCATCGCCGCGGACAAGTTCAAGGGGTCGCTGACGGCCGTGCAGGTCGCCGAGCGGGTGACGGCCGGGCTGCGCCGGGTCGTACCCGATCTGGAGGTCGCGGCGATGCCGGTCGCCGACGGCGGCGACGGCACGGTGGACGCGGCCGTCGCGGCGGGCTTCGAGCGGCGCGAGATACGGGTCGCCGGGCCCCTCGGCGACGAGATCACGGCGGCCTTCGCGGTACGCGGCGACACGGCCGTCGTGGAGATGGCCGAGGCGAGCGGGCTGCAGAGACTGCCCAAGGGCGTCTTCGCCCCGCTGACCTCCTCGACGTACGGCTCCGGCGAACTGCTGCGGGCCGCCCTCGACGCGGGCGCCCGGACGATCGTGTTCGGCGTCGGCGGCAGCGCCACGACGGACGGCGGCGCGGGCATGCTCTCCGCACTCGGCGCCCGCTTCCTGGACGCGGACGGCGAACCGGTGTCCCCGGGCGGCGGCGGCCTGGCCGACCTCGCCTCGGCCGACCTCACCGGCCTCGACCCGCGCCTCACCTCCGTCGACCTGATCCTCGCGAGCGACGTCGACAACCCGCTCACCGGCCCCAAGGGCGCCCCCGCGGTCTACGGCCCCCAGAAGGGCGCCGCACCGGACGACGTGGACGCCCTCGACGCGGCCCTCGGCCACTACGCGAAGATCCTGGAGGAGTCGATCGGCGCCAAGGCCACCGAGTACGCCTCCGCACCCGGCGCCGGCGCGGCGGGCGGCATCGGCTACGGCGCGCTCCTCCTCGGCGCCCGTTTCCGCCCCGGCATCGAGGTCATGCTCGACGTCCTCGGCTTCGCCGCCGCCCTGGAGGGCGCCACGCTCGTCATCACCGGCGAGGGCTCCCTCGACGAACAGACCCTGCACGGCAAGGCCCCGGCCGGCGTCGCCGCGGCGGCCCGCGCCGAGGGCAAGGAGGTCGTCGCCGTCTGCGGCCGCCTCGCCCTGCCCCCGCAGTCCCTCGGCCACGCCGGCATCCGCCGCGCCTACCCGCTCACCGCCGTCGAACCGGACGTCGTGAAGTGCATCGCGGACGCGGGCCCGATCCTGGAGCGGGTCGCGGAGAGCATCGCCCGGGACTTCCTGGTCTGA
- the pssA gene encoding CDP-diacylglycerol--serine O-phosphatidyltransferase: MPAADEVDDEEEMPLSLRLSIADTLTLGNATCGFMAVYFTTTGILIPHLTGNDESTGMARHSAATAVILMLCAAVFDLFDGLVARKLRSSPMGAELDNLSDLISFGLAPAYFVLVYGMVADDAHQRVAAVGAIVVLLAVVLRLARFSCVTPPNGMFQGMPSPFGALTVVSIVLLELPFVATLLAILGTAWLMVSRVEYPKPRGRLAVAMLAWIVLSMGLLAAWAFDAPSGQLLLQTGCALQLVMGAVIPLFATARRVNNFRDNRREARAAQLP, from the coding sequence GTGCCCGCGGCCGACGAGGTGGACGACGAGGAGGAGATGCCTCTTTCTCTCCGCCTCTCAATAGCGGACACCCTCACCCTCGGCAACGCCACCTGCGGCTTCATGGCGGTGTACTTCACCACCACCGGCATCCTGATCCCGCATCTGACGGGCAACGACGAGTCGACCGGCATGGCCCGCCACAGCGCGGCCACCGCGGTCATCCTGATGCTGTGCGCGGCGGTCTTCGACCTCTTCGACGGCCTCGTCGCCCGCAAGCTGCGCTCCTCCCCCATGGGCGCGGAGCTGGACAACCTGTCGGACCTGATCAGCTTCGGCCTCGCGCCGGCGTACTTCGTCCTCGTCTACGGCATGGTCGCCGACGACGCGCACCAGAGAGTGGCCGCGGTCGGGGCGATCGTGGTGCTGCTGGCGGTGGTGCTGAGACTGGCCCGCTTCTCGTGCGTGACGCCACCGAACGGCATGTTCCAGGGCATGCCCTCCCCGTTCGGTGCGCTGACGGTGGTCTCGATCGTGCTGCTCGAACTGCCCTTCGTGGCAACGCTGCTCGCGATCCTGGGCACCGCCTGGCTGATGGTGAGCCGGGTCGAGTACCCGAAGCCGCGCGGGCGCCTCGCGGTGGCGATGCTCGCCTGGATCGTCCTGTCGATGGGGCTGCTGGCGGCCTGGGCGTTCGACGCCCCGAGCGGCCAACTGCTCCTGCAGACGGGGTGTGCGCTCCAGTTGGTCATGGGTGCGGTGATCCCGCTGTTCGCCACGGCTCGCCGGGTGAACAACTTCCGCGACAACCGGCGTGAGGCGCGAGCCGCACAGCTTCCGTAG
- a CDS encoding phosphatidylserine decarboxylase, whose product MPHSQTSAPRDSLAGVRLARGASPWLLPTVATAALSLVRARKSGAAKAVAVPATALAAGMLWFFRDPEREITQGRVISPADGVVQSIMPWKDGRTRVAIFMSPLNVHVNRAPLSGTVTSVEHIPGGFVPAFNKESENNERVVWHFDTELGDIEMIQIAGAVARRIVPYVPQGTKVEQGERIGLIRFGSRVDIYLPEGVEVDLEVGQKTVAGVTRIDRG is encoded by the coding sequence ATGCCCCACAGCCAAACCTCTGCACCACGCGACAGCCTGGCAGGCGTACGCCTCGCGCGCGGAGCATCGCCGTGGCTCCTGCCGACCGTCGCCACCGCAGCCCTCAGCCTGGTACGTGCGCGCAAGTCCGGCGCCGCCAAGGCCGTGGCCGTACCCGCCACCGCGCTCGCGGCGGGCATGCTGTGGTTCTTCCGCGACCCCGAGCGCGAGATCACCCAGGGCCGGGTCATCTCGCCCGCCGACGGTGTGGTGCAGAGCATCATGCCGTGGAAGGACGGTCGCACCCGCGTCGCCATCTTCATGAGCCCGCTGAACGTCCACGTCAACCGCGCGCCGCTCTCCGGCACGGTGACATCGGTCGAGCACATCCCGGGTGGATTCGTTCCCGCGTTCAACAAGGAGAGCGAGAACAACGAGCGGGTCGTCTGGCACTTCGACACCGAGCTCGGTGACATCGAGATGATCCAGATCGCCGGCGCCGTCGCCCGCCGTATCGTCCCCTACGTTCCGCAGGGCACGAAGGTCGAGCAGGGCGAGCGCATCGGACTGATCCGCTTCGGTTCGCGTGTCGACATCTACCTCCCCGAGGGTGTCGAGGTGGACCTGGAGGTCGGTCAGAAGACGGTGGCTGGGGTGACTCGCATTGACCGTGGTTGA
- a CDS encoding acyl-CoA dehydrogenase family protein has product MARLAQTAGLTDIQREILSTVRDFVDKEILPVATELEHRDEYPQAIVDGLKELGLFGLMIPEEYGGLGESLLTYALCVEEIARGWMSVSGIINTHFIVAYMLKQHGTQEQKDHFLPRMAAGDIRGAFSMSEPALGSDVSAITSKAVKDGDEYVLTGQKMWLTNGGTSSLVAVLVRSDEGHPEGTAPHKSMTTFLVEKEPGFGEVRPGLTIPGKIDKMGYKGVDTTELIMDGLRIPADRVLGGKTGRGFYQMMDGVEVGRVNVAARGCGVAQRAFELGVSYAQQRHTFGKPIAQHQAIQFKLAEMATKVEAAHAMMVNAARKKDSGERNDLQAGMAKYLASEYCKEVVEDAFRIHGGYGFSKEYEIERLYREAPMLLIGEGTAEIQKMIIGRRLLEEYRFQG; this is encoded by the coding sequence ATGGCGCGACTCGCCCAGACCGCCGGTCTCACCGACATCCAGCGGGAAATCCTGTCCACCGTCCGCGACTTCGTCGACAAGGAGATCCTCCCGGTCGCCACCGAGCTGGAGCACCGCGACGAGTATCCGCAAGCGATCGTCGACGGGCTCAAGGAGTTGGGCCTCTTCGGCCTGATGATCCCGGAGGAGTACGGCGGCCTGGGCGAGTCCCTGTTGACGTACGCCCTGTGCGTGGAGGAGATCGCGCGCGGGTGGATGTCGGTGTCCGGCATCATCAACACCCACTTCATCGTTGCCTACATGCTCAAGCAGCACGGCACGCAGGAGCAGAAGGACCACTTCCTGCCGCGGATGGCGGCCGGCGACATCCGGGGCGCGTTCTCCATGTCGGAGCCCGCGCTCGGATCGGACGTCTCGGCGATCACGTCGAAGGCGGTCAAGGACGGTGACGAGTACGTCCTGACCGGTCAGAAGATGTGGCTGACGAACGGCGGTACGTCGTCGCTCGTCGCCGTCCTCGTACGAAGCGACGAAGGACACCCGGAGGGCACCGCGCCCCACAAGTCGATGACGACCTTCCTGGTCGAGAAGGAGCCCGGTTTCGGTGAGGTCCGGCCCGGCCTCACCATCCCCGGGAAGATCGACAAGATGGGCTACAAGGGCGTCGACACCACCGAGTTGATCATGGACGGCCTGCGGATTCCGGCCGACCGCGTGCTCGGCGGCAAGACCGGCCGAGGTTTTTACCAAATGATGGACGGAGTCGAGGTCGGCCGCGTCAACGTGGCGGCGCGTGGCTGCGGTGTCGCTCAGCGTGCCTTCGAGCTGGGCGTCTCGTACGCGCAGCAGCGTCACACCTTCGGGAAGCCCATCGCCCAGCACCAGGCGATCCAGTTCAAGCTCGCGGAGATGGCCACCAAGGTCGAGGCCGCCCATGCGATGATGGTAAATGCGGCACGCAAAAAGGACTCCGGCGAACGAAACGACCTTCAGGCAGGGATGGCGAAGTACCTCGCCTCCGAGTACTGCAAGGAGGTCGTCGAAGACGCCTTCCGGATCCACGGCGGGTACGGATTCTCCAAGGAGTACGAGATCGAACGCCTTTACCGCGAGGCGCCGATGCTGTTGATCGGCGAAGGTACCGCCGAAATCCAGAAAATGATCATCGGGCGCAGGTTGCTCGAAGAGTATCGATTCCAGGGCTGA
- a CDS encoding MaoC family dehydratase: MQFGRTYEEFEVGAVYKHWPGKTVTEYDDHLFCLLTMNHHPLHMDANYAENTTDFGKNVVVGNYIYSLLLGMSVPDVSGKAIANLEVESLKHVAPTFHGDTIYGETTVLDKTPSKSKNDRGIVYVETKGYKQDGTLVCVFRRKVMVPTETYIKERGGEQPGRPQLKEQEK; encoded by the coding sequence ATGCAGTTCGGACGCACCTACGAGGAGTTCGAGGTCGGCGCGGTCTACAAGCACTGGCCCGGGAAGACCGTCACGGAGTACGACGACCACCTCTTCTGTCTCCTGACGATGAACCACCACCCGCTCCACATGGACGCCAACTACGCCGAGAACACGACGGACTTCGGCAAGAACGTCGTGGTCGGCAACTACATCTACTCGCTGCTGCTGGGCATGTCGGTGCCGGACGTGTCGGGCAAGGCGATCGCCAACCTGGAGGTCGAGTCGCTGAAGCACGTGGCGCCGACCTTCCACGGGGACACGATCTACGGCGAGACGACGGTCCTCGACAAGACGCCCTCGAAGTCGAAGAACGACCGCGGGATCGTGTATGTCGAGACCAAGGGCTACAAGCAGGACGGCACGCTGGTCTGCGTGTTCCGCCGCAAGGTGATGGTGCCGACCGAGACGTACATCAAGGAGCGCGGCGGCGAGCAGCCCGGCCGCCCCCAGCTCAAGGAGCAGGAGAAGTAG
- a CDS encoding HpcH/HpaI aldolase/citrate lyase family protein has translation MTTPAPVNRLRPRRSCLAVPGSNPRFLEKAQGLPADQVFLDLEDACAPLAKPEARHTIVKFLNEGDWTGKTRVVRVNDWTTEWTYRDVVTVVEGAGQNLDCIMLPKVQTAQQVVALDLLLTQIEKTMGFEVGKIGIEAQIENAQGLNNVNEIATASQRVETIIFGPADFMASINMKSLVVGEQPPGYPADAYHYILMKILMAARANNLQAIDGPYLQIRNIDGYRAVAQRAAALGFDGKWVLHPGQVEASNEIFSPSQEDFDHAELILDAYDYYTSEAGGKKGSAMLGDEMIDEASRKMALVISGKGRAAGMERTSKFEAPEA, from the coding sequence ATGACCACGCCCGCCCCCGTCAACCGGCTTCGCCCGCGGCGCTCCTGTCTCGCGGTCCCGGGCAGCAACCCGCGCTTCCTGGAGAAGGCGCAGGGCCTCCCGGCCGACCAGGTCTTCCTGGACCTGGAGGACGCGTGTGCGCCGCTCGCCAAGCCCGAGGCACGGCACACCATCGTCAAGTTCCTCAACGAGGGCGACTGGACGGGCAAGACACGGGTCGTGCGCGTCAACGACTGGACGACCGAGTGGACGTACCGCGATGTCGTCACGGTCGTCGAGGGCGCGGGGCAGAACCTCGACTGCATCATGCTGCCGAAGGTGCAGACGGCCCAGCAGGTCGTCGCCCTGGACCTGCTGCTGACGCAGATCGAGAAGACGATGGGCTTCGAGGTCGGCAAGATCGGCATCGAGGCGCAGATCGAGAACGCGCAGGGCCTCAACAACGTCAACGAGATCGCGACGGCCTCCCAGCGCGTCGAGACGATCATCTTCGGACCGGCCGACTTCATGGCGTCGATCAACATGAAGTCGTTGGTCGTGGGCGAGCAGCCGCCCGGCTACCCGGCGGACGCCTACCACTACATCCTGATGAAGATCCTGATGGCCGCCCGCGCCAACAACCTCCAGGCGATCGACGGCCCTTACCTCCAGATCCGCAACATCGACGGCTACCGCGCGGTCGCGCAGCGCGCCGCCGCGCTCGGCTTCGACGGCAAGTGGGTGCTGCACCCCGGTCAGGTCGAGGCGTCCAACGAGATCTTCTCGCCGTCCCAGGAGGACTTCGACCACGCCGAGTTGATCCTGGACGCGTACGACTACTACACGTCCGAGGCGGGCGGGAAGAAGGGCTCCGCGATGCTCGGCGACGAGATGATCGACGAGGCCAGCCGCAAGATGGCGCTCGTCATCTCGGGCAAGGGCCGGGCCGCCGGCATGGAGCGCACGTCCAAGTTCGAAGCCCCGGAGGCCTGA
- a CDS encoding protein meaA, with protein MTERQKDRPWLMRTYAGHSTAEASNELYRRNLAKGQTGLSVAFDLPTQTGYDSDHILARGEVGRVGVPVAHVGDMRRLFQDIPLDQMNTSMTINATAMWLLALYQVVAEEQGVDITQLQGTTQNDIVKEYLSRGTHVFPPVPSLRLTTDMICYTVNHIPKWNPINICSYHLQEAGATPVQEIAYAMSTAIAVLDAVFASGQISEDRRGDVVARISFFVNAGVRFIEEMCKMRAFGRIWDEITRERYGIEDPKQRRFRYGVQVNSLGLTEAQPENNVQRIVLEMLAVTLSKDARARAVQLPAWNEALGLPRPWDQQWSLRIQQVLAHESDLLEYADIFDGSHVIEAKVASLVEESLAEIDRIEEMGGAMAAVESGYLKSQLVSSHAERRGRIESGQEKIVGVNIFNTTEPNPLTADLDTAIQTVDPAVEARVIESLQRWRDTRYQPPFNHPRPCKALERLKEAAKGTDNLMEATLECARAGVTTGEWAGALREVFGEFRAPTGVSSAPVAVPAEEGSAMAGVRRKVDVTAREMGVGKLRFLVGKPGLDGHSNGAEQIAVRARDAGFEVVYQGIRLTPEQIVDAALAEDVHAVGLSILSGSHAQLVPDVLDRLRVAGATDIPVIAGGIIPNGDAEQLRAAGVAAVFTPKDFDITGIIGRIVDEIRKANKLDPLLDPLEVPA; from the coding sequence ATGACTGAGCGCCAGAAAGACCGGCCGTGGCTCATGCGCACGTACGCCGGTCACTCCACGGCAGAGGCGTCCAACGAGTTGTACCGGCGCAACCTCGCCAAGGGCCAGACCGGTCTGTCGGTCGCGTTCGACCTGCCGACGCAGACCGGTTACGACTCCGACCACATCCTCGCCCGCGGCGAGGTCGGCCGGGTCGGCGTGCCGGTGGCCCACGTCGGTGACATGCGCCGGCTGTTCCAGGACATCCCCCTGGACCAGATGAACACCTCGATGACGATCAACGCCACCGCCATGTGGCTGCTGGCGCTCTATCAGGTCGTCGCGGAGGAGCAGGGTGTGGACATCACCCAGCTCCAGGGGACGACCCAGAACGACATCGTCAAGGAGTACCTGTCGCGGGGCACGCACGTGTTCCCGCCGGTTCCGTCGCTCCGGCTGACGACCGACATGATCTGCTACACGGTCAACCACATCCCCAAGTGGAACCCGATCAACATCTGCAGCTACCACCTCCAGGAGGCCGGGGCCACACCGGTCCAGGAGATCGCGTACGCGATGTCCACCGCGATCGCCGTCCTGGACGCGGTGTTCGCCTCCGGTCAGATCTCCGAGGACCGCAGGGGCGATGTCGTCGCCCGCATCTCCTTCTTCGTGAACGCGGGCGTCCGCTTCATCGAGGAGATGTGCAAGATGCGCGCCTTCGGCCGCATCTGGGACGAGATCACGCGCGAGCGCTACGGCATCGAGGACCCGAAGCAGCGCCGGTTCCGCTACGGCGTCCAGGTCAACTCGCTGGGCCTGACGGAGGCGCAGCCGGAGAACAACGTCCAGCGGATCGTCCTGGAGATGCTGGCCGTGACGCTGTCGAAGGACGCACGCGCGCGTGCCGTGCAACTCCCGGCGTGGAACGAGGCGTTGGGGCTCCCCCGCCCCTGGGACCAGCAGTGGTCGCTGCGCATCCAGCAGGTGCTGGCGCACGAGAGCGACCTGCTGGAGTACGCCGACATCTTCGACGGCTCGCACGTCATCGAGGCGAAGGTGGCCTCCCTGGTCGAGGAGTCCCTCGCGGAGATCGACCGCATCGAGGAGATGGGCGGCGCGATGGCCGCCGTCGAGTCGGGCTATCTGAAGTCGCAGCTCGTGTCCTCGCACGCCGAGCGGCGGGGCCGTATTGAGTCCGGTCAAGAGAAGATCGTCGGCGTCAACATCTTCAACACGACCGAGCCCAATCCACTCACCGCCGACCTTGATACAGCGATCCAGACGGTCGACCCGGCCGTCGAGGCGCGGGTCATCGAGTCGTTGCAGCGGTGGCGGGACACGCGCTACCAGCCGCCGTTCAACCACCCGCGCCCGTGCAAGGCGCTGGAACGGCTGAAGGAGGCCGCCAAGGGCACCGACAACCTCATGGAGGCCACCCTGGAGTGCGCCCGCGCCGGTGTCACGACCGGTGAGTGGGCCGGGGCCCTGCGGGAGGTGTTCGGGGAGTTCCGGGCGCCCACGGGCGTCTCGTCGGCGCCGGTGGCGGTGCCGGCCGAGGAGGGCTCGGCGATGGCCGGGGTACGCCGGAAGGTGGACGTGACGGCGCGCGAGATGGGCGTCGGCAAGCTGCGCTTCCTGGTCGGCAAGCCGGGCCTGGACGGGCACTCCAACGGCGCCGAGCAGATCGCCGTACGCGCGCGTGACGCCGGCTTCGAGGTGGTGTACCAGGGCATCCGGCTCACCCCGGAGCAGATCGTGGACGCGGCCCTCGCCGAGGACGTGCACGCGGTCGGCCTGTCCATCCTCTCCGGCTCGCACGCCCAACTGGTGCCGGATGTCCTGGATCGGCTCCGTGTGGCCGGTGCCACAGACATACCTGTCATCGCCGGTGGGATCATCCCCAATGGTGACGCCGAACAGTTGCGGGCCGCCGGAGTCGCGGCGGTCTTCACACCGAAGGACTTCGACATCACCGGAATCATCGGCCGCATCGTCGACGAGATCCGGAAAGCGAACAAGCTCGACCCCCTGCTCGACCCCTTGGAGGTCCCCGCATGA
- the ccrA gene encoding crotonyl-CoA carboxylase/reductase: MKDILAAIQSPDSTPADFAALPLPESYRAITVHKDETDMFAGLTTRDKDPRKSIHLDDVPVPELGPGEALVAVMASSVNYNSVWTSIFEPLSTFGFLERYGRLSELTKRHDLPYHVIGSDLAGVVLRTGPGVNAWKPGDEVVAHCLSVELESSDGHNDTMLDPEQRIWGFETNFGGLAEIALVKSNQLMPKPDHLSWEEAAAPGLVNSTAYRQLVSRNGAGMKQGDNVLIWGASGGLGSYATQFALAGGANPICVVSSPQKADICRAMGAEAIIDRTAEDYKFWADEHHQDPREWKRFGKRIRELTGGEDVDIVFEHPGRETFGASVYVTRKGGTIVTCASTSGFNHEYDNRYLWMSLKRIVGSHFANYREAWEANRLVAKGKIHPTLSRVYSLEETGQAAYDVHRNLHQGKVGVLCLAPEEGLGVRDEELRDKHIDAINRFRNI, encoded by the coding sequence GTGAAGGACATCCTCGCCGCGATCCAGTCGCCGGACTCGACTCCGGCGGACTTCGCCGCCCTGCCGCTCCCCGAGTCGTACCGTGCGATCACCGTGCACAAGGACGAGACGGACATGTTCGCGGGCCTCACCACCCGCGACAAGGACCCCCGCAAGTCGATCCACCTGGACGACGTCCCGGTGCCGGAACTCGGCCCGGGCGAGGCCCTGGTGGCCGTGATGGCGTCGAGCGTCAACTACAACTCCGTGTGGACCTCGATCTTCGAGCCGCTGTCGACCTTCGGCTTCCTGGAGCGCTACGGCAGGCTCAGCGAGCTGACCAAGCGGCACGACCTGCCGTACCACGTCATCGGCTCCGACCTCGCGGGCGTCGTCCTGCGCACCGGCCCCGGCGTCAACGCCTGGAAGCCCGGTGACGAGGTCGTCGCGCACTGCCTGTCCGTCGAGCTGGAGTCGAGCGACGGCCACAACGACACGATGCTCGACCCCGAGCAGCGGATCTGGGGCTTCGAGACCAACTTCGGCGGACTCGCCGAGATCGCACTGGTCAAGTCCAACCAACTGATGCCCAAGCCGGACCACCTGTCGTGGGAGGAGGCCGCCGCCCCGGGGCTCGTGAACTCCACCGCCTACCGGCAGTTGGTCTCCCGCAACGGCGCCGGCATGAAGCAGGGCGACAACGTCCTGATCTGGGGCGCGAGCGGCGGACTCGGCTCGTACGCCACACAGTTCGCGCTCGCGGGCGGCGCCAACCCCATCTGCGTCGTCTCCAGCCCCCAGAAGGCGGACATCTGCCGGGCCATGGGCGCCGAGGCGATCATCGACCGCACCGCCGAGGACTACAAGTTCTGGGCCGACGAGCACCACCAGGACCCGCGCGAGTGGAAGCGGTTCGGCAAGCGCATCCGGGAGCTCACCGGCGGCGAGGACGTCGACATCGTCTTCGAGCACCCCGGACGCGAGACCTTCGGCGCAAGCGTCTACGTCACGCGCAAGGGCGGCACGATCGTCACGTGCGCGTCGACCTCCGGGTTCAACCACGAGTACGACAACCGCTACCTGTGGATGTCCCTGAAGCGGATCGTCGGCTCGCACTTCGCCAACTACCGCGAGGCCTGGGAGGCCAACCGGCTGGTCGCCAAGGGCAAGATCCACCCGACGCTCTCCAGGGTGTACTCCCTGGAGGAGACCGGGCAGGCCGCCTACGACGTCCACCGCAACCTCCACCAGGGCAAGGTCGGCGTCCTGTGCCTCGCCCCCGAGGAAGGCCTCGGCGTCCGCGACGAGGAACTGCGCGACAAGCACATCGACGCGATCAACCGCTTCCGGAACATCTGA
- a CDS encoding TetR family transcriptional regulator codes for MPQPAKPARTAATPDAPESAAGSRAAAQRLKMRRELAAAAMELFATKGYEATTVDEIAAAAGVARRTFFRHFRSKEEAIFPDHDDTLIRAEAVLNAAPAHEHPLDTVCRGIKEVMRMYAAQPEISVARYKLTREVPTLREAEIASVARYERLFTRYLLGHFDEHAHDDDANDDPLLAEVAASAVVTAHNHVLRRWLRAGGQGDVEAQLDHAFGIVRKTFGSGIGAGRTTTPKPATAMVHQQGEVLVTVARTDAPLDEVMRTIEEALRDR; via the coding sequence ATGCCCCAGCCCGCCAAGCCCGCCCGTACAGCAGCCACGCCCGACGCACCGGAGAGTGCCGCGGGCAGTCGCGCCGCCGCCCAGCGCCTCAAGATGCGGCGCGAACTGGCGGCGGCCGCGATGGAGCTGTTCGCGACCAAGGGGTACGAGGCGACCACCGTCGACGAGATCGCCGCGGCGGCCGGAGTCGCACGCCGGACGTTCTTCCGTCACTTCCGCTCCAAGGAAGAGGCGATCTTCCCGGATCACGACGACACGTTGATCCGTGCCGAGGCGGTACTCAATGCCGCCCCCGCGCACGAGCACCCGCTCGACACGGTGTGCCGGGGCATCAAGGAAGTCATGCGGATGTACGCGGCGCAGCCGGAGATCTCGGTCGCCCGCTACAAGCTGACGCGCGAGGTGCCCACCCTGCGCGAGGCGGAGATCGCGTCGGTGGCCCGCTACGAGCGGCTGTTCACGCGCTATCTGCTGGGCCACTTCGACGAGCACGCGCACGACGACGACGCCAACGACGACCCGCTGCTCGCCGAGGTCGCCGCCTCGGCCGTGGTCACCGCCCACAACCACGTGCTGCGGCGCTGGCTGCGGGCCGGCGGCCAGGGCGACGTCGAGGCACAGCTCGACCACGCCTTCGGGATCGTACGGAAGACGTTCGGCAGCGGCATCGGAGCCGGCCGCACCACGACCCCCAAACCGGCCACGGCGATGGTGCACCAGCAGGGCGAGGTCCTGGTGACGGTCGCCCGCACCGACGCCCCGCTGGACGAGGTCATGCGGACCATCGAAGAGGCACTCAGGGACCGCTGA